The Ananas comosus cultivar F153 linkage group 7, ASM154086v1, whole genome shotgun sequence genome has a window encoding:
- the LOC109712979 gene encoding uncharacterized protein LOC109712979 yields the protein MLCCPQSPSCRMSGRGRQQRDEEEVEEKAAEAHVASARCGAAYRALCECHGRVRDRLQRKVLCRHLNRALAECMVSSCCPEEAEAVRALCSSAGTSLKRSQCERAQFALAFCLSSHQQQ from the coding sequence ATGCTCTGCTGCCCCCAAAGCCCTAGTTGCAGGATGAGCGGGCGCGGGCGACAACAGCGAGACGAAGAAGAAGTAGAGgagaaggcggcggaggcgcaTGTGGCCTCGGCGAGGTGCGGCGCGGCGTATCGGGCGCTGTGTGAGTGCCATGGGCGCGTCCGCGACCGGCTGCAGCGGAAGGTGTTGTGCCGGCACTTGAACCGCGCCCTGGCGGAATGCATGGTCTCGTCCTGTTGCCCCGAGGAGGCAGAGGCCGTGCGCGCCCTCTGCAGCAGCGCTGGCACCTCCCTCAAGCGATCCCAGTGCGAACGTGCCCAGTTCGCCCTCGCCTTCTGCCTCTCGTCCCACCAACAGCAATAA